A window of the Amycolatopsis solani genome harbors these coding sequences:
- the folK gene encoding 2-amino-4-hydroxy-6-hydroxymethyldihydropteridine diphosphokinase has translation MSRAVLSLGSNLGDRLGYLRLALDAVRPALVAVSSVYETKAWGVEDQPDFLNAVCVVDDPARDHWAWLRTGQAAEQAAGRVRELRWGPRTLDVDVVTVDGVTSDDPELLLPHPGTPDRASVLVPWAELDPAAVLPGHGPIATLLAARPAAEVATVRRTALELS, from the coding sequence ATGAGCCGCGCGGTCCTTTCCCTCGGCTCGAACCTGGGTGACCGGCTGGGCTACTTGCGGCTGGCCCTGGACGCGGTCCGCCCGGCGCTGGTCGCGGTGTCGAGCGTGTACGAGACCAAGGCCTGGGGCGTCGAAGACCAGCCGGACTTCCTGAACGCGGTGTGCGTGGTCGACGACCCGGCCCGCGACCACTGGGCGTGGCTGCGCACGGGCCAGGCGGCCGAGCAGGCGGCCGGCCGGGTCCGCGAGCTCCGCTGGGGCCCGCGCACCCTGGACGTCGACGTGGTCACGGTGGACGGCGTGACGTCCGACGACCCCGAGCTGCTGCTCCCGCACCCGGGAACGCCGGACCGCGCGAGCGTGCTGGTCCCGTGGGCGGAGCTCGACCCGGCGGCGGTCCTGCCCGGCCACGGCCCGATCGCAACCCTCCTGGCGGCCCGCCCGGCGGCCGAAGTGGCAACGGTCCGCCGGACGGCCCTCGAGCTGAGCTGA
- the folE gene encoding GTP cyclohydrolase I FolE, with translation MDQTSRSDADRPVFDHDRAEKAIRELLLACGEDPERDGLKDTPARVARAYREMFAGLYTEPDSVLDRTFDESHEELVLVTDIPMYSSCEHHLVPFHGVAHVGYIPNAAGKVTGLSKLARVVDLYAKRPQVQERLTSQVADAIVRKLEPRGVIVVIEAEHLCMAMRGIRKPGARTTTSAVRGQLKDSPSSRAEALDLIKARR, from the coding sequence ATGGACCAGACAAGCCGCAGTGACGCCGACCGCCCGGTCTTCGACCACGACCGGGCGGAGAAGGCGATCCGCGAGCTTCTGCTGGCGTGCGGTGAAGACCCGGAGCGGGACGGTCTGAAGGACACCCCCGCCCGGGTCGCCCGCGCGTACCGCGAGATGTTCGCGGGCCTGTACACCGAGCCGGACTCGGTGCTGGACCGGACCTTCGACGAGTCCCACGAGGAACTCGTGCTGGTCACGGACATCCCGATGTACAGCAGCTGCGAGCACCACCTGGTGCCGTTCCACGGTGTCGCGCACGTCGGGTACATCCCGAACGCCGCCGGGAAGGTCACCGGGCTCTCGAAGCTCGCCCGGGTCGTCGACCTCTACGCCAAGCGCCCGCAGGTCCAGGAACGGCTGACCTCGCAGGTCGCCGACGCGATCGTGCGGAAGCTGGAGCCGCGCGGGGTGATCGTCGTGATCGAGGCCGAGCACCTCTGCATGGCCATGCGCGGCATCCGGAAGCCCGGTGCCCGCACCACCACGTCGGCGGTGCGGGGACAGCTGAAGGATTCGCCGTCGTCGCGGGCGGAGGCGCTCGACCTGATCAAGGCGCGCCGGTGA
- the folB gene encoding dihydroneopterin aldolase — translation MSDRITLTGLRVFGRHGVFEHEKRDGQEFVVDVTAWLDLGPAAASDDLTKTLHYGELAELAAGIVAGEPYDLIESVAGKIADEVMRDERLSAIEVTVHKPSAPIPLTFDDVAVTVRRDR, via the coding sequence ATGTCTGACCGGATCACGCTGACCGGCCTGCGCGTGTTCGGCCGCCACGGCGTGTTCGAGCACGAGAAGCGCGATGGCCAGGAGTTCGTCGTCGACGTCACGGCGTGGCTCGACCTCGGGCCCGCCGCCGCGTCGGACGACCTGACCAAGACCCTGCACTACGGCGAGCTGGCCGAGCTGGCGGCGGGCATCGTCGCGGGCGAGCCGTACGACCTCATCGAGAGCGTCGCGGGCAAGATCGCCGACGAGGTCATGCGCGACGAGCGGCTGAGCGCGATCGAGGTGACGGTCCACAAACCGTCGGCCCCGATCCCGCTGACGTTCGACGACGTCGCGGTGACGGTCCGGCGCGACCGATGA
- the folP gene encoding dihydropteroate synthase, whose translation MGVLNVTPDSFSDGGRYLGLDQALEHARRMWARGADLIDVGGESTRPGAARVDAETELDRILPVIRTLAGEGVALSVDTTRATVAAAAVEAGAHVINDVSGGLADPDMARVAAETGVPWVLMHWRGHSKDMQALASYTDVVADVRAELLSRVDEALAAGVAESAIVLDPGLGFAKNAEHDWALLRGLDSLLSLGFPVLVGASRKRFLGRLLSEKDGTPRPPDGREDATAAISALAAAAGAWGVRVHEVGASLDAVAVAAAWWKGSPDV comes from the coding sequence ATGGGCGTGCTGAACGTGACGCCCGATTCCTTTTCGGACGGTGGCCGCTACCTCGGGCTCGACCAGGCCCTCGAGCACGCCCGCCGGATGTGGGCGCGCGGTGCCGACCTGATCGACGTCGGCGGCGAGTCGACGCGGCCGGGTGCGGCCCGGGTGGACGCCGAGACCGAGTTGGACCGGATCCTGCCGGTGATCCGGACGCTCGCGGGCGAAGGCGTGGCGCTGTCGGTCGACACCACGCGCGCGACCGTCGCCGCTGCCGCGGTCGAAGCCGGCGCGCACGTGATCAACGACGTCTCGGGTGGCCTGGCCGATCCGGACATGGCGCGGGTCGCGGCCGAAACCGGCGTGCCGTGGGTGCTGATGCACTGGCGCGGGCACAGCAAGGACATGCAGGCGCTGGCGTCCTACACCGACGTCGTCGCCGATGTCCGGGCCGAGCTGCTGTCCCGGGTGGACGAAGCGCTGGCGGCCGGGGTGGCCGAGAGCGCGATCGTGCTGGACCCCGGGCTCGGGTTCGCGAAGAACGCCGAGCACGACTGGGCGTTGCTGCGCGGGCTGGATTCGTTGCTGTCGTTGGGTTTCCCTGTGCTCGTCGGCGCCTCGCGCAAGCGTTTTCTCGGCCGTCTGCTGTCCGAAAAGGACGGCACGCCCCGCCCGCCGGACGGCCGTGAGGACGCGACGGCGGCGATTTCCGCCCTCGCCGCCGCGGCCGGCGCGTGGGGCGTGCGGGTGCACGAGGTCGGGGCCTCTTTGGACGCGGTCGCGGTGGCCGCGGCGTGGTGGAAGGGTTCGCCGGATGTCTGA
- a CDS encoding MerR family transcriptional regulator, with protein MGTTATFTIGELAKRTGLPVKTIRFYSDEGLLPPTERTDAGYRLYDAAAMARLELVRTLRELGLGLADVSAALARPATVGELATRHVEALDEQIRRLRLRRAVLRAVAKRNSELEEVNLMNRLASMSDEERKRLVDEFWDEMVAGLDVDQEFYQRMRAGKPELPDDPSPEQLEAWIEFAELVQDPSFRTLIRGMSERQSREIEAGEFQQPSDAWQQNWPGWVSRAEAAVTAGDSPTSEVGQTLAAEIAAATARTDQDPASAEFRAEMADRFETSGDPRAERYWQLLATINGWPPVPTAQPAVRFMVAALRG; from the coding sequence GTGGGCACCACCGCGACCTTCACCATCGGCGAGCTGGCCAAGCGGACCGGCCTGCCGGTCAAGACCATCCGCTTCTACTCGGACGAAGGCCTGTTGCCGCCGACCGAGCGGACGGACGCCGGCTACCGCCTCTACGACGCCGCGGCGATGGCCCGGCTGGAGCTGGTCCGCACCCTGCGGGAGCTGGGCCTGGGCCTCGCCGACGTCTCCGCGGCGCTGGCGCGGCCGGCGACGGTCGGCGAGCTGGCGACCCGGCACGTCGAGGCCCTCGACGAGCAGATCCGGCGGCTGCGGCTGCGCCGGGCGGTGCTGCGCGCGGTGGCGAAGCGCAATTCCGAGTTGGAGGAAGTGAACCTGATGAACCGTCTCGCGTCGATGTCGGACGAGGAGCGCAAGCGGCTGGTGGACGAGTTCTGGGACGAGATGGTCGCCGGGCTCGACGTGGACCAGGAGTTCTACCAGCGGATGCGCGCGGGGAAGCCGGAGCTGCCGGACGACCCGTCGCCGGAGCAGCTGGAAGCGTGGATCGAGTTCGCCGAGCTGGTGCAGGACCCGTCGTTCCGCACGTTGATCCGCGGCATGAGCGAACGGCAGTCGCGGGAGATCGAGGCGGGCGAGTTCCAGCAGCCGTCGGACGCGTGGCAGCAGAACTGGCCGGGCTGGGTCTCGCGCGCGGAAGCGGCCGTGACGGCGGGCGATTCCCCCACGTCGGAGGTGGGGCAAACGCTTGCGGCCGAGATCGCGGCGGCGACGGCCCGCACCGACCAGGACCCGGCATCGGCGGAGTTCCGCGCGGAGATGGCGGACCGCTTCGAGACCAGTGGAGACCCGCGAGCGGAGCGCTACTGGCAGTTGCTCGCCACCATCAACGGGTGGCCCCCGGTCCCGACGGCCCAGCCCGCGGTGCGGTTCATGGTCGCGGCACTGCGGGGTTAG
- a CDS encoding DUF3180 domain-containing protein, with protein MHFTRPRDLVVAGLLGLVIGYLLFQIAYGSLPRLPLLAGVTFAVLAVIEAVLAFSIRSRIKNGRVIAAIGIARSVALAKASSLAGAFMAGAWLAALAYLFPRRDELVAAVLDTRAAVVGVASAAALVAAGLWLEHCCRTPRDQDREPTRGTTG; from the coding sequence ATGCACTTCACGCGGCCCCGTGATCTGGTCGTCGCCGGGCTGCTCGGCCTGGTCATCGGCTACCTGCTGTTCCAGATCGCCTACGGCTCGCTGCCCCGGCTGCCGCTGCTCGCCGGCGTCACCTTCGCCGTGCTGGCGGTGATCGAGGCCGTGCTCGCGTTCTCCATCCGCTCGCGGATCAAGAACGGCCGCGTCATCGCCGCGATCGGGATCGCCCGATCGGTGGCCTTGGCCAAGGCTTCGTCACTCGCTGGAGCGTTCATGGCGGGCGCCTGGCTGGCCGCGCTCGCCTACCTTTTCCCGCGACGTGACGAACTCGTCGCCGCGGTGCTCGACACCCGGGCGGCGGTCGTCGGCGTCGCGTCCGCTGCGGCCCTGGTAGCAGCGGGTTTGTGGCTCGAACACTGCTGCCGGACCCCGCGCGACCAAGACCGTGAGCCCACCCGGGGGACGACCGGTTAG